The following proteins are co-located in the Betta splendens chromosome 9, fBetSpl5.4, whole genome shotgun sequence genome:
- the si:dkey-178e17.1 gene encoding tricarboxylate transport protein B, mitochondrial isoform X2 — MNLRSTVDLSKRKESDSKRGIAGGIEICITFPTEYVKTQLQLDERSNPPKYRGIGDCVRQTVQSHGVKGLYRGLSSLLYGSIPKSAVRFGVFEFLSNRAKDETGRLDSTKGLLCGLGAGVMEAVLVVCPMETVKVKFIHDQTSLNPKYKGFFHGVREIVREQGLKGTYQGLTATILKQGSNQAIRFFVMTSLKNWYKGDNPNKPINPLVTGTFGAIAGAASVFGNTPLDVIKTRMQGLDAHKYKSVLDCAVKILRYEGLKAFYKGTVPRLGRVCLDVAIVFIIYEEVVKVLNAAWKTD; from the exons ATGAACCTGAGGTCAACGGTGGATTTGtcaaagaggaaggaaagtgACAGCAAAC GTGGAATCGCTGGTGGCATAGAGATCTGCATCACCTTCCCCACAGAGTACGTCAAGACACAGCTCCAGCTGGACGAGAGGTCCAATCCACCCAAATACAGGGGAATAG GTGACTGTGTGAGACAGACGGTTCAGAGCCATGGGGTCAAAGGACTGTACCGAGGGCTGAGCTCACTGCTGTATGGGTCCATACCCAAGTCTGCAGTCCG GTTTGGAGTGTTTGAGTTCCTCAGTAACCGTGCAAAGGATGAGACCGGTCGCCTGGACAGCACCAAAGGCCTGCTCTGTGGGCTCGGTGCTGGCGTGATGGAGGCTGTTCTAGTGGTTTGTCCCATGGAAACTGTCAAG GTTAAATTCATTCATGACCAGACGTCACTAAACCCCAAATACAAGGGCTTCTTCCACGGAGTCCGAGAGATCGTCAGAGAGCAAG GATTAAAAGGGACGTACCAGGGTCTCACTGCTACGATTCTCAAACAAGGCTCCAACCAGGCCATTCGCTTCTTTGTGATGACCTCTCTGAAGAACTGGTACAAAG GCGATAACCCCAACAAACCTATTAACCCCCTGGTGACCGGTACATTTGGCGCCATAGCAGGAGCAGCCAGTGTCTTTGGAAACACGCCACTAGACGTCATCAAGACTCGAATGCAG GGTCTAGATGCGCATAAATACAAAAGCGTGTTAGACTGTGCTGTGAAGATCCTGAGATATGAGGGTCTAAAGGC TTTCTACAAAGGGACCGTTCCTCGGCTCGGCCGCGTGTGTCTGGATGTGGCAATCGTCTTCATCATCTATGAAGAGGTGGTGAAGGTCCTGAATGCAGCCTGGAAGACGGACTGA
- the si:dkey-178e17.1 gene encoding tricarboxylate transport protein B, mitochondrial isoform X1 — protein sequence MQDKGAFISPFSRPWRLAAAAPAGKAKLTHPGKAILAGGIAGGIEICITFPTEYVKTQLQLDERSNPPKYRGIGDCVRQTVQSHGVKGLYRGLSSLLYGSIPKSAVRFGVFEFLSNRAKDETGRLDSTKGLLCGLGAGVMEAVLVVCPMETVKVKFIHDQTSLNPKYKGFFHGVREIVREQGLKGTYQGLTATILKQGSNQAIRFFVMTSLKNWYKGDNPNKPINPLVTGTFGAIAGAASVFGNTPLDVIKTRMQGLDAHKYKSVLDCAVKILRYEGLKAFYKGTVPRLGRVCLDVAIVFIIYEEVVKVLNAAWKTD from the exons ATGCAGGATAAAGGCGCCTTTATCAGCCCGTTCTCGAGACCGTGGCGtctcgcggcggcggcgccggcgggaAAAGCGAAATTAACTCACCCGGGGAAGGCGATCCTGGCAG GTGGAATCGCTGGTGGCATAGAGATCTGCATCACCTTCCCCACAGAGTACGTCAAGACACAGCTCCAGCTGGACGAGAGGTCCAATCCACCCAAATACAGGGGAATAG GTGACTGTGTGAGACAGACGGTTCAGAGCCATGGGGTCAAAGGACTGTACCGAGGGCTGAGCTCACTGCTGTATGGGTCCATACCCAAGTCTGCAGTCCG GTTTGGAGTGTTTGAGTTCCTCAGTAACCGTGCAAAGGATGAGACCGGTCGCCTGGACAGCACCAAAGGCCTGCTCTGTGGGCTCGGTGCTGGCGTGATGGAGGCTGTTCTAGTGGTTTGTCCCATGGAAACTGTCAAG GTTAAATTCATTCATGACCAGACGTCACTAAACCCCAAATACAAGGGCTTCTTCCACGGAGTCCGAGAGATCGTCAGAGAGCAAG GATTAAAAGGGACGTACCAGGGTCTCACTGCTACGATTCTCAAACAAGGCTCCAACCAGGCCATTCGCTTCTTTGTGATGACCTCTCTGAAGAACTGGTACAAAG GCGATAACCCCAACAAACCTATTAACCCCCTGGTGACCGGTACATTTGGCGCCATAGCAGGAGCAGCCAGTGTCTTTGGAAACACGCCACTAGACGTCATCAAGACTCGAATGCAG GGTCTAGATGCGCATAAATACAAAAGCGTGTTAGACTGTGCTGTGAAGATCCTGAGATATGAGGGTCTAAAGGC TTTCTACAAAGGGACCGTTCCTCGGCTCGGCCGCGTGTGTCTGGATGTGGCAATCGTCTTCATCATCTATGAAGAGGTGGTGAAGGTCCTGAATGCAGCCTGGAAGACGGACTGA
- the si:dkey-178e17.3 gene encoding somatomedin-B and thrombospondin type-1 domain-containing protein isoform X1 produces the protein MGAHGWSSARLGFIVCGYLAFYCGELVPQAAAGCRERENPKCCTGRNNECFEYTKRKTVCYCDAYCQKTGDCCEDYQGVCQGLAAIDCVVGPWGPWSSCTSPCGVGSKERSRQVSVPPRNGGTPCPDLRQRRGCYGNDAVCSPAKEVAKILPDSFKRNFKDPWRRPHMLMKEEKASYCVYLQVKQASAACKVKVWSAQLVRERLVCAECQSDAMAKSDRCGGDGLERSRTFWAAASVPGCHGSWVRESSVQGCRCPPYSVLFV, from the exons ATGGGAGCGCACGGATGGAGCTCGGCGCGTCTCGGCTTTATCGTCTGTGGATATTTAGCCTTTTACTGTGGGGAACTTGTTCCGCAGGCAGCAGCGGGCTGCAGGGAGCGCGAGAACCCCAAGTGCTGCACAGGCCGGAATAATGAATGTTTTGAGTACACCAAGAGAAAAACTGTTTGTTACTGCGATGCGTACTGTCAGAAAACCGGAGACTGCTGTGAGGACTATCAGGGTGTGTGCCAGGGACTTG CAGCCATTGACTGCGTGGTGGGGCCGTGGGGGCCCTGGTCGTCATGCACGTCCCCCTGTGGAGTGGGCAGCAAAGAAAGGAGTCGCCAGGTATCTGTTCCCCCCAGAAACGGAGGCACGCCCTGCCCCGACCTTAGGCAGCGCCGCGGTTGCTATGGAAACGACGCTGTGTGCAGCCCGGCTAAAg AGGTGGCGAAGATCCTGCCCGATTCCTTCAAGAGGAACTTCAAGGACCCGTGGAGACGACCACACATGctgatgaaggaggagaaggccaG CTACTGCGTGTACCTGCAGGTGAAACAGGCCAGCGCCGCTTGTAAAGTCAAAGTGTGGAGCGCTCAGCTGGTGAGAGAGAGGCTGGTGTGTGCCGAGTGTCAGAGCGACGCCATGGCCAAGTCAGACCGGTGTGGAGGCGACGGCCTGGAGAGAAGCAG AACCTTCTGGGCGGCGGCGTCCGTCCCCGGCTGCCACGGCTCCTGGGTGCGGGAGTCGTCGGTGCAGGGCTGCCGCTGCCCTCCCTACTCGGTGCTCTTCGTGTGA
- the si:dkey-178e17.3 gene encoding somatomedin-B and thrombospondin type-1 domain-containing protein isoform X2 gives MGAHGWSSARLGFIVCGYLAFYCGELVPQAAAGCRERENPKCCTGRNNECFEYTKRKTVCYCDAYCQKTGDCCEDYQGVCQGLAIDCVVGPWGPWSSCTSPCGVGSKERSRQVSVPPRNGGTPCPDLRQRRGCYGNDAVCSPAKEVAKILPDSFKRNFKDPWRRPHMLMKEEKASYCVYLQVKQASAACKVKVWSAQLVRERLVCAECQSDAMAKSDRCGGDGLERSRTFWAAASVPGCHGSWVRESSVQGCRCPPYSVLFV, from the exons ATGGGAGCGCACGGATGGAGCTCGGCGCGTCTCGGCTTTATCGTCTGTGGATATTTAGCCTTTTACTGTGGGGAACTTGTTCCGCAGGCAGCAGCGGGCTGCAGGGAGCGCGAGAACCCCAAGTGCTGCACAGGCCGGAATAATGAATGTTTTGAGTACACCAAGAGAAAAACTGTTTGTTACTGCGATGCGTACTGTCAGAAAACCGGAGACTGCTGTGAGGACTATCAGGGTGTGTGCCAGGGACTTG CCATTGACTGCGTGGTGGGGCCGTGGGGGCCCTGGTCGTCATGCACGTCCCCCTGTGGAGTGGGCAGCAAAGAAAGGAGTCGCCAGGTATCTGTTCCCCCCAGAAACGGAGGCACGCCCTGCCCCGACCTTAGGCAGCGCCGCGGTTGCTATGGAAACGACGCTGTGTGCAGCCCGGCTAAAg AGGTGGCGAAGATCCTGCCCGATTCCTTCAAGAGGAACTTCAAGGACCCGTGGAGACGACCACACATGctgatgaaggaggagaaggccaG CTACTGCGTGTACCTGCAGGTGAAACAGGCCAGCGCCGCTTGTAAAGTCAAAGTGTGGAGCGCTCAGCTGGTGAGAGAGAGGCTGGTGTGTGCCGAGTGTCAGAGCGACGCCATGGCCAAGTCAGACCGGTGTGGAGGCGACGGCCTGGAGAGAAGCAG AACCTTCTGGGCGGCGGCGTCCGTCCCCGGCTGCCACGGCTCCTGGGTGCGGGAGTCGTCGGTGCAGGGCTGCCGCTGCCCTCCCTACTCGGTGCTCTTCGTGTGA
- the snap29 gene encoding synaptosomal-associated protein 29 — protein MAYPMSHNPFADDDEEEDYKPKKSGFDEDDVDSGLSDAERRQRYLQQEVMRTAQSAVDSSYRSLGVIYDSEKMGMETAEELMRQGEALKRTDKMLDNMDQDLKTSQRHITSIKSVWGGLVNYFRGKPETKLPPEQPSPAYQANDRLQSALSSSREHGDKYQASHPNLRRLETGGFGAMATVDDSSSRPNGHPQNKYLKDAHQTLDNNLDEMCDGLRRLKNIGLGLQSEIEDQDDSIDSLLNKVDKMDVKIHNTNQQIKNLK, from the exons ATGGCCTACCCCATGTCCCACAACCCATTTGCagatgacgatgaggaggaggattacAAGCCTAAAAAAAGTGGGTTTGATGAGGACGATGTTGATAGTGGGCTGAGCGatgcagagaggaggcagaggtacCTCCAGCAGGAAGTGATGCGTACGGCTCAGTCTGCTGTGGACAGCAGCTATCGCTCCCTTGGCGTCATCTACGACTCAGAGAAGATGGGTATGGAAACCGCAGAG GAGCTGATGCGTCAGGGTGAGGCACTAAAGAGGACAGACAAGATGCTGGACAACATGGATCAGGACCTGAAGACCAGCCAAAGGCACATTACCAGTATAAAGAGCGTGTGGGGCGGCCTTGTCAACTACTTCAGGGGCAAGCCAGAGACAAAGCTTCCGCCCGAGCAGCCGAGTCCGGCCTATCAGGCCAACGATAG ATTACAGAGTGCTTTGTCCAGCAGCAGGGAACATGGAGATAAGTACCAAGCCAGCCACCCTAACCTACGGAGGTTGGAGACAGGAG GATTCGGAGCTATGGCAACAGTAGACGACAGCTCGTCTAGACCGAATGGACATCCTCAGAACAAATACCTTAAGGACGCTCACCAGACCTTGGACAATAATTTAG ATGAGATGTGTGACGGACTCAGAAGACTGAAGAACATTGGCCTTGGTCTCCAATCTGAAATTGAGGACCAGGACGACTCCATTGATTCTTTGCTAAATAAGGTGGACAAAATGGACGTAAAGATCCACAACACAAACCAACAAATTAAAAACCTTAAATGA